The Acidobacteriota bacterium genome has a segment encoding these proteins:
- the mtnA gene encoding S-methyl-5-thioribose-1-phosphate isomerase, which yields MPNRDDRRRTIWVKEGDSRVVQVIDQRKLPHAYEVLDLTTADQAAAAIKEMAVRGAGLIGVTAGYGMYLAALEAPRDGSFDEYFLQAGERLKATRPTAVNLARAVERQIEAVRAARSAEEKVSATFETAQEIVREDVDCCRRIGEHGLEIVEKMSREKKGEPVNILTHCNAGWLAFVDRGTATAPVYAAVEKGIKVHVWVEETRPRNQGAGLTAWELKEFGVPHDIIVDNAGGHVMQLGLVDLVITGTDRTTVTGDVCNKIGTYKTALAARDNGVPFYVALPSSSIDWRARNGIKEIPIEERDPDEVTHVEGTLDGKIVKIRTAPEGSPARNYAFDVTPARLVTGLITERGVCPASEDGILSLFPEHRQRPN from the coding sequence ATGCCGAACCGTGACGACCGTCGCCGCACGATCTGGGTGAAGGAAGGGGATTCGCGCGTCGTCCAGGTCATCGACCAGCGAAAGCTTCCGCACGCCTACGAGGTCCTGGACCTGACGACGGCGGACCAGGCGGCGGCCGCCATCAAGGAAATGGCCGTCCGGGGCGCGGGGCTCATCGGGGTCACGGCGGGCTACGGCATGTACCTGGCCGCGCTGGAGGCCCCACGCGACGGCTCGTTCGACGAGTACTTCCTCCAGGCCGGAGAGCGGCTCAAGGCGACCCGGCCGACCGCCGTCAACCTTGCGCGGGCCGTGGAGCGCCAGATCGAGGCCGTCCGAGCCGCCCGCTCCGCCGAGGAGAAGGTGAGCGCGACCTTCGAGACGGCCCAGGAAATTGTGCGGGAGGACGTGGACTGCTGCCGCCGGATCGGCGAGCATGGATTGGAAATCGTCGAGAAGATGAGCCGCGAGAAGAAAGGCGAGCCCGTTAACATATTGACGCACTGCAACGCGGGCTGGCTGGCCTTCGTGGACCGCGGCACGGCCACGGCCCCGGTCTACGCCGCCGTGGAAAAAGGAATCAAGGTTCACGTGTGGGTGGAGGAGACGAGGCCCCGCAACCAGGGCGCCGGCTTGACCGCCTGGGAGTTGAAAGAATTCGGCGTGCCCCACGACATCATCGTGGACAACGCCGGCGGCCACGTCATGCAGCTTGGCCTGGTGGACCTGGTCATCACCGGCACCGACCGCACCACCGTCACGGGCGACGTCTGCAACAAGATCGGAACCTACAAGACGGCGCTGGCCGCCCGCGACAACGGCGTTCCGTTTTACGTCGCGCTCCCTTCCTCGAGCATCGACTGGCGGGCGAGGAACGGAATCAAGGAAATTCCCATCGAGGAGCGCGACCCGGACGAGGTCACCCACGTCGAGGGGACTCTCGACGGAAAGATAGTAAAAATTCGCACGGCGCCGGAGGGCAGTCCGGCGAGGAATTACGCCTTCGACGTGACTCCGGCGAGACTGGTCACGGGCCTGATTACGGAAAGAGGCGTCTGCCCGGCGAGCGAGGACGGCATCTTGAGCCTGTTCCCCGAGCACCGGCAACGCCCTAATTGA
- the rseP gene encoding RIP metalloprotease RseP: MVMLNPQVINILWNIFWAAVALGVLIFLHEAGHFLVARRTGVGVETFSFGFGPRLFGKRIGETDYRVSLIPLGGYVKLLGEEPDEELRGSPREFGSRTRWERAKIYLAGPGTNLLLAYVLIVVVYTLGVEEPAYLQEPPVVGYLHEYSPALEAGLQEGDLVLSLDGEAVADWDALKKKILLNPGRAFPIVWEREGARYEETIHIDETDRYRIGEVGLEPALPFRVLETQEGYAAQDAGLQPGDLLSAVDGTPVFHYERGKELISAHAPGEPVALTIERQGKRFEVDVALSEREGKGYLGVVLENPPTTLRRYAFPAALAAGGRWMGETTVFFFEAVRKLVTGRLSLRTMSGPVDIAKFSGAAARASSAHYIYFLAFLSLNLGIINLLPIPLLDGGHLFFLLIEGLRRRDLSLALKERLTQVGFVFLISLMGVIVILDILKNLDF; the protein is encoded by the coding sequence ATGGTAATGCTCAACCCCCAAGTAATAAACATCCTCTGGAACATCTTCTGGGCCGCGGTGGCGCTCGGCGTCTTGATCTTTCTCCACGAGGCGGGCCACTTCCTCGTGGCGAGGCGCACGGGCGTGGGCGTCGAGACGTTCTCTTTCGGATTCGGTCCGCGCCTTTTTGGAAAGCGCATCGGCGAGACCGATTACCGCGTAAGCCTCATTCCCCTCGGCGGCTACGTGAAGCTTCTCGGCGAGGAGCCGGATGAGGAGCTTCGCGGCTCGCCGCGCGAGTTCGGCTCGCGCACGCGATGGGAGCGCGCGAAGATTTACTTGGCCGGCCCCGGCACCAACCTCCTCCTCGCCTACGTCTTAATCGTGGTCGTCTACACGCTCGGCGTCGAGGAGCCCGCCTACCTTCAAGAGCCGCCGGTCGTCGGCTACCTCCACGAATACTCTCCGGCGCTTGAGGCCGGCCTCCAGGAAGGCGACCTCGTTCTTTCCCTGGACGGCGAAGCCGTCGCCGACTGGGATGCGCTCAAGAAAAAGATACTGCTCAATCCGGGGCGGGCATTTCCCATTGTGTGGGAGCGGGAGGGGGCGCGATACGAAGAGACGATCCACATCGACGAGACCGACCGCTACCGCATCGGCGAGGTCGGCCTGGAGCCGGCTCTTCCCTTCCGCGTTCTCGAAACGCAGGAAGGATACGCCGCCCAAGACGCGGGCCTTCAACCGGGCGACCTTCTTTCCGCCGTGGACGGAACCCCCGTGTTCCACTACGAGCGCGGAAAAGAACTCATCTCGGCGCACGCACCGGGCGAGCCGGTCGCCCTTACCATCGAGCGGCAGGGGAAGCGCTTCGAGGTGGACGTGGCGCTCTCCGAACGCGAGGGGAAGGGCTACCTCGGCGTTGTCCTCGAAAACCCGCCCACGACGCTTCGGCGCTACGCTTTTCCCGCCGCGCTTGCGGCGGGCGGGCGGTGGATGGGCGAGACGACGGTTTTTTTCTTTGAGGCCGTCCGAAAACTCGTGACGGGCCGCCTGTCGCTCCGCACCATGTCGGGCCCCGTGGACATTGCGAAATTCTCCGGCGCCGCCGCCCGCGCGTCGTCCGCGCACTATATCTATTTCCTCGCCTTCCTGAGCCTCAACCTCGGGATTATCAATCTCCTGCCCATTCCCCTGCTCGACGGCGGCCACCTTTTCTTCCTGCTCATCGAGGGCCTCAGGCGGCGCGACCTCAGCCTCGCGCTCAAGGAGCGCCTCACGCAGGTGGGCTTTGTGTTCTTGATAAGCCTCATGGGCGTCATCGTGATCCTGGACATTCTCAAAAATCTAGATTTTTAA
- a CDS encoding LptE family protein, producing the protein MRRLRSPAAALAALALLLAPGCGYRLAGTGSLLPPHVKTVHIPYFENETPRFELEQRLTEHVQREFTVRAKLEIENSWSEADAVLEGTIIGFTVIPVGFNDQTQANRYQVTIQMRASLLDNKTHNALWESQSFTFRSEYESPESITDYYNQEIDAIEDIAANFAETLVATITQGF; encoded by the coding sequence ATGAGGCGCCTGCGCTCCCCCGCGGCCGCGCTTGCGGCCCTGGCGCTCCTTCTCGCCCCCGGCTGCGGCTACCGGCTTGCCGGCACGGGCTCGCTTCTTCCCCCGCATGTGAAAACGGTTCACATTCCCTACTTCGAGAACGAGACCCCGCGCTTCGAGCTCGAGCAGCGCCTCACGGAGCACGTCCAGCGCGAGTTCACCGTCCGGGCCAAGCTAGAGATCGAAAATTCCTGGAGCGAGGCCGACGCGGTGCTTGAAGGCACCATTATCGGTTTCACGGTCATTCCCGTCGGCTTCAACGACCAGACCCAGGCCAACCGCTATCAGGTAACGATCCAGATGCGGGCCTCGCTGCTGGACAACAAAACGCACAATGCGCTGTGGGAAAGCCAGAGCTTCACTTTCCGGAGCGAGTACGAGTCCCCGGAAAGCATCACCGACTACTACAACCAGGAGATTGACGCCATCGAGGATATCGCCGCGAACTTCGCCGAGACCCTCGTCGCCACCATCACGCAGGGTTTCTGA
- the holA gene encoding DNA polymerase III subunit delta, producing MPTLSCLDFLGGARGARAAKEAFASVYVLAGEDDYFRRQVRRTLAERLREAHGDADVRFLDRSEIKNLAALCAEARAAPMWTPAQMLVMDMDKRLARSDAEPVEAYLASPSPSSLLVLEWKAPDERLKFALVCKKHARKAAGPVAWVKCEPLREPALRTWLESYARKRGARFAPGALDMLLDTVGTKTALLVEEVEKALLYAPEEKTLAAETLRRVAVASRDFAWYDLTDALGARDGDAALRVLKRLLERGESPVGLVVLMASHVRKLLKGRVLLDQGHDERAILQDLGVRFYGDKFLRQVKTFSSSELNRALEACFQTDRALKTSALPNRVALEKFALSLLARAAPGQAPGTPPGTGPRA from the coding sequence ATGCCGACGCTTTCATGCCTGGATTTCCTGGGAGGAGCCCGTGGTGCGCGCGCGGCAAAGGAAGCGTTCGCCTCCGTCTACGTGCTCGCGGGCGAAGACGACTACTTTCGGCGCCAGGTGCGCCGGACGCTCGCCGAGCGCCTGCGCGAAGCGCACGGCGACGCGGATGTGCGCTTCCTCGACCGAAGCGAGATCAAGAATTTGGCAGCGCTCTGCGCGGAGGCGCGGGCGGCTCCGATGTGGACTCCCGCCCAGATGCTCGTGATGGACATGGACAAGAGGCTGGCCCGCTCCGACGCCGAACCGGTCGAAGCGTACCTCGCCTCTCCCTCTCCTTCCTCGCTGCTGGTCCTGGAGTGGAAGGCGCCCGACGAGCGCCTCAAGTTCGCGCTTGTTTGCAAAAAACACGCCCGGAAGGCCGCCGGCCCCGTGGCGTGGGTCAAGTGCGAGCCGCTGCGCGAGCCGGCGCTCCGCACGTGGCTCGAGAGCTACGCCCGCAAGCGCGGCGCGCGCTTCGCCCCCGGAGCGCTCGACATGCTCCTCGACACGGTCGGCACGAAGACGGCGCTTTTGGTGGAGGAGGTCGAGAAAGCGCTGCTCTACGCCCCGGAGGAAAAGACGCTTGCCGCCGAAACGCTCCGACGGGTCGCCGTCGCGTCGCGGGACTTCGCATGGTACGACCTCACGGACGCCCTGGGCGCGCGCGACGGCGACGCCGCGCTGCGCGTCCTCAAGCGGCTGCTCGAGCGGGGTGAGAGCCCAGTCGGCCTCGTCGTCCTCATGGCGAGCCACGTGCGGAAGCTTCTCAAGGGACGCGTGCTTCTTGACCAGGGGCATGACGAGCGCGCGATCTTGCAGGACCTGGGCGTCCGATTCTACGGGGACAAATTCCTGCGGCAGGTGAAGACTTTCTCCTCTTCCGAGCTGAACCGGGCGCTCGAGGCATGTTTTCAAACCGACCGCGCGCTCAAGACGAGCGCCCTGCCCAACCGCGTCGCCCTGGAAAAGTTCGCGCTCTCCCTGCTCGCACGGGCGGCGCCGGGGCAAGCCCCGGGCACGCCCCCCGGGACAGGCCCGAGAGCCTGA
- the thiE gene encoding thiamine phosphate synthase has translation MCRSFSRKARSMGRRLRLPRLYPITDLKLARARSHAALVRALAREGFPLVQMRDHALAGRGFYEQALGAASAARRLGVTLLINDRVDVALAVGADGVHLGDSDIPPKEARRILGKKSIIGYSTHSLKEALQAVRSGGMDYIAIGPIFETKTKPSSRRLLGPDVIRHIKRRIDLPLVAISGITPRNVSEIWEAGADSAAVISALMRGSLSRNVEKFRKAQKLFEDGAAAPS, from the coding sequence ATGTGCCGCAGCTTTTCCCGCAAGGCCCGGTCCATGGGGCGGCGGCTCAGGCTGCCGCGTCTCTATCCCATCACCGACCTCAAGCTGGCGCGCGCCCGAAGCCACGCCGCACTCGTGCGGGCGCTCGCGCGCGAGGGATTCCCGCTCGTCCAGATGCGCGACCACGCGCTCGCGGGGCGCGGCTTCTACGAGCAGGCCCTGGGCGCGGCGTCCGCGGCGCGGCGGCTCGGCGTCACGCTTTTGATAAACGACCGCGTGGACGTCGCGCTCGCGGTGGGCGCCGACGGCGTTCACCTGGGCGACAGCGACATCCCACCGAAGGAGGCGCGAAGAATCCTGGGGAAAAAATCCATCATCGGGTATTCGACTCACTCGCTCAAGGAAGCCCTGCAGGCCGTGCGGAGCGGCGGGATGGATTACATAGCCATCGGCCCCATCTTCGAGACTAAAACCAAGCCGAGCAGCCGGCGCCTCCTGGGGCCGGACGTGATTCGCCACATCAAGCGGCGCATCGACTTGCCCCTCGTGGCCATCAGCGGCATAACGCCTCGAAACGTTTCCGAGATCTGGGAAGCGGGGGCGGACAGCGCCGCGGTGATCTCAGCCCTGATGCGCGGCTCGCTGAGCCGCAACGTCGAGAAATTCCGGAAGGCGCAAAAACTTTTCGAAGACGGAGCGGCCGCCCCCTCGTAG
- the mutL gene encoding DNA mismatch repair endonuclease MutL, translating into MPRIQKLPEALVRQIAAGEVVERPASVVKELIENALDAGARRIDVRIEGGGARLVSVRDDGCGIGSEDAALAFERHATSKISSPEDLQKIRSLGFRGEALPSIASVARVRLLSTPRGESEGVEAVLEGGTAPAVRPAAARPGTEVEVRDLFFNTPARKKFLRTPQTEARRIAAAVSRLALAHPGVHVTLRSERKTMLDCPPVETLKERMVQVLGRDLAAGLVPLKAREGLLAVEGFATPPQSPLPNRDTLHFFVNRRPVQDRLLTGALLRAYPNLPARSYPGAVLFLEAPTEAVDVNVHPTKAEVRFRDSSAVFRLIELAVGEALGPRAVFSRKSPTHAPVQAPDRTASTASPVQRPASSSIRERAAPDSMTSRPQDPVELAAAPEKFLAEAPPRLVGGTEFPEPLAQYAGTYIVAQDDEGLLLFDQHAAHERVLYESLHASFEARRMERQALLFPLVLELSAEQAASLEDSALATLAALGFEAEAFGAATVRIRAVPSLLGEANADALVRDVVFALADDPALRSSSASEGGKEPNTDRLIATMACRAAVTKNMTLSMPKMREILAGLYQTKNPATCPHGRPTLLRYPLAEIERGFGRR; encoded by the coding sequence TTGCCGCGCATCCAAAAACTTCCCGAGGCGCTCGTGCGGCAGATTGCCGCGGGCGAGGTCGTGGAGCGGCCGGCCTCGGTCGTCAAGGAGCTTATCGAAAACGCCCTCGACGCCGGGGCGCGGCGCATCGACGTGCGCATCGAGGGGGGCGGCGCGCGGCTCGTCTCGGTTCGCGACGACGGCTGCGGCATAGGAAGCGAGGACGCCGCGCTCGCCTTCGAGCGCCACGCGACTAGCAAGATTTCCTCGCCGGAGGATTTGCAAAAGATCCGCTCGCTCGGCTTCCGCGGCGAGGCGCTTCCCTCCATAGCCTCGGTCGCGCGCGTGCGGCTCCTCTCGACGCCCCGGGGAGAGAGCGAGGGCGTCGAGGCCGTCCTCGAAGGAGGCACCGCGCCGGCCGTCCGCCCGGCGGCGGCGCGGCCGGGCACCGAGGTCGAGGTGCGCGACCTCTTCTTCAACACCCCCGCCCGCAAGAAATTCCTTCGCACGCCCCAGACCGAGGCGCGCCGCATCGCGGCCGCGGTCTCGCGCCTCGCCCTCGCGCACCCCGGGGTGCACGTGACGCTCCGGAGCGAGCGCAAAACCATGCTCGACTGCCCTCCCGTCGAAACGCTCAAGGAGCGCATGGTGCAGGTGCTCGGGCGCGACCTCGCCGCCGGCCTCGTGCCCCTCAAGGCGCGGGAGGGACTCCTCGCGGTCGAAGGGTTCGCCACCCCGCCCCAGTCGCCGCTGCCGAACCGCGACACGCTCCACTTCTTCGTCAACCGCCGCCCCGTCCAGGACCGGCTGCTCACGGGCGCCCTTCTCCGCGCCTACCCCAATCTCCCCGCGCGAAGCTACCCGGGCGCGGTCCTCTTCCTCGAAGCCCCGACCGAGGCCGTGGACGTAAACGTCCACCCGACGAAGGCCGAGGTGCGCTTCCGCGACTCAAGCGCCGTCTTCCGCCTGATCGAGCTCGCCGTAGGCGAAGCGCTCGGCCCGCGGGCCGTGTTTTCCAGAAAGAGCCCGACGCACGCGCCGGTACAGGCGCCGGATCGCACCGCCTCCACGGCGAGCCCGGTGCAGCGGCCCGCGAGCTCCTCCATCCGCGAGCGCGCCGCGCCCGATTCCATGACCTCCCGCCCCCAGGACCCGGTCGAGCTGGCCGCCGCGCCCGAAAAATTCTTGGCGGAAGCGCCGCCCCGCCTCGTCGGCGGGACGGAATTTCCAGAGCCGCTCGCGCAGTACGCGGGCACCTACATCGTGGCGCAGGACGACGAGGGACTTCTCCTCTTCGACCAGCACGCGGCGCACGAGCGCGTGCTCTACGAAAGCCTGCACGCCTCCTTCGAGGCGCGGCGCATGGAGCGTCAGGCGCTTCTTTTCCCGCTGGTGCTCGAGCTCTCCGCTGAACAGGCCGCTTCCCTCGAAGACAGCGCGCTCGCGACGCTCGCCGCGCTCGGCTTCGAGGCCGAGGCCTTCGGGGCGGCGACGGTCCGCATCCGCGCCGTCCCCTCGCTTCTCGGCGAGGCCAACGCCGACGCCCTGGTGCGCGACGTCGTCTTCGCGCTCGCCGACGACCCCGCCCTCCGCAGCAGCTCCGCTTCAGAGGGCGGAAAGGAGCCGAACACCGACCGCCTTATCGCCACCATGGCCTGCCGCGCCGCCGTGACCAAGAACATGACGCTTTCCATGCCGAAGATGCGCGAGATCCTGGCCGGGCTCTATCAGACCAAGAACCCCGCCACCTGCCCCCACGGCCGCCCCACGCTGCTCCGGTACCCGCTCGCGGAAATCGAGCGCGGCTTCGGACGCCGCTGA
- the kdsA gene encoding 3-deoxy-8-phosphooctulonate synthase codes for MKNSFSITDTVRIGSDLSRPVLFAGPCVIERREHALKMARAIQSIAQDLNLPYVFKSSYDKANRTSITSFRGPGLKGGVEILGEVKEVVDVGILTDFHTPQEAEPVAKVADVLQIPAFLSRQTDMIVAAAKTGKAVNIKKGQFLSPWDVKEAVAKARAAGSEKIMVTERGTSFGYNNLVVDFRSFPVIREEAEVPVVFDVTHSLQLPGGAGSCSGGMVQYAKHLVRAGAAVGVDGLFMEVHDNPAEALSDGPNSIALDELPALLKAVAHIARVAAEAES; via the coding sequence ATGAAAAACTCCTTCTCCATCACCGACACCGTTCGCATCGGAAGCGACCTCTCCCGCCCCGTGCTCTTTGCGGGCCCCTGTGTGATCGAGCGCCGCGAGCACGCGCTCAAGATGGCCCGCGCCATCCAGAGCATCGCCCAGGACCTGAATCTCCCCTACGTCTTCAAGTCCTCCTACGACAAGGCCAACCGCACGTCCATCACGTCGTTCCGGGGCCCCGGCCTCAAGGGCGGCGTCGAAATCCTGGGCGAGGTGAAAGAGGTCGTGGACGTCGGCATTCTTACGGACTTCCACACGCCGCAGGAGGCCGAGCCGGTGGCGAAGGTCGCCGACGTTCTGCAAATCCCCGCGTTCCTTTCACGCCAGACGGACATGATCGTGGCGGCCGCCAAGACCGGGAAAGCCGTGAACATCAAGAAGGGGCAATTCCTCTCCCCCTGGGACGTGAAGGAGGCCGTGGCGAAGGCGCGCGCCGCGGGGAGCGAAAAGATTATGGTTACCGAGCGCGGCACGTCCTTCGGCTACAACAACCTCGTCGTGGACTTCCGCTCGTTTCCAGTCATACGCGAGGAGGCGGAGGTGCCCGTCGTGTTCGACGTCACGCACAGCCTGCAGCTTCCGGGCGGCGCGGGGAGCTGCTCGGGCGGCATGGTGCAGTACGCGAAGCACCTCGTGCGCGCGGGCGCCGCAGTGGGCGTGGACGGCCTCTTCATGGAGGTGCACGACAACCCCGCGGAGGCGCTCTCGGACGGCCCCAACTCCATAGCTCTCGACGAGCTTCCCGCCCTCCTGAAGGCGGTCGCCCACATCGCGCGCGTTGCGGCGGAGGCGGAGTCTTGA
- a CDS encoding KpsF/GutQ family sugar-phosphate isomerase, with translation MSQKTARSVLEAEARAVKALASRLDARFDEAVEIILACRGRVVLTGMGKSGLVARKVAATLSSTGTPALYLHPAEALHGDAGMVAEGDVVVALSASGETREILELLGVLKRLGVKLVSITKPDTSLARASDAALDAGVEREASSLSLVPMASTAAAMAMGDALSVAVFERRGLDEDKFAKYHPGGQIGKRLMKVADLMHTGEVLPVARPDDTLKESLPVMSEKGFGALLVTDKAGKKLAGIFTDGDLRRFLQRKGGTDAPMSRAMVRNPTTVRPSDHAGEALKLMEEKKITALPVVDEHGKLEGLLHLHDLWRTQLF, from the coding sequence TTGAGTCAGAAGACCGCACGCTCCGTCCTCGAGGCCGAGGCGCGCGCCGTCAAGGCGCTCGCCTCCCGGCTCGACGCGCGCTTCGACGAGGCCGTCGAGATTATTCTCGCCTGCCGCGGCCGCGTCGTGCTGACGGGCATGGGAAAGAGCGGCCTCGTGGCGCGCAAGGTCGCCGCGACGCTCTCCTCGACCGGAACGCCCGCGCTCTACCTCCATCCCGCGGAGGCGCTCCACGGCGACGCCGGCATGGTGGCCGAGGGCGACGTCGTCGTGGCGCTCTCGGCGAGCGGCGAGACGCGCGAGATTCTGGAGCTTCTCGGCGTCCTGAAGCGCCTGGGCGTAAAGCTCGTATCCATCACGAAGCCCGACACTTCGCTCGCCCGCGCAAGCGACGCGGCGCTCGACGCCGGCGTCGAGCGGGAGGCCTCGTCGCTCTCACTCGTGCCGATGGCCTCCACCGCCGCGGCGATGGCCATGGGCGACGCCCTCTCCGTGGCGGTCTTCGAGCGGCGCGGCCTCGACGAGGACAAGTTCGCAAAATACCACCCGGGCGGCCAGATCGGAAAGCGCCTCATGAAAGTGGCCGACCTGATGCACACCGGCGAGGTGCTTCCCGTCGCGCGCCCCGACGACACGCTGAAGGAAAGCCTGCCGGTCATGAGCGAGAAGGGTTTCGGCGCGCTCCTCGTGACCGACAAGGCGGGGAAAAAGCTCGCGGGAATTTTCACGGACGGCGACCTGCGGCGCTTCCTTCAGCGGAAGGGCGGCACCGACGCCCCCATGTCGCGCGCCATGGTACGAAACCCGACGACGGTGCGGCCCTCGGACCACGCCGGCGAAGCCCTGAAGCTCATGGAGGAGAAAAAGATCACGGCGCTCCCCGTCGTGGACGAGCACGGGAAGCTCGAAGGACTTCTTCATCTCCATGACCTGTGGAGAACGCAGTTGTTCTAA
- a CDS encoding HAD hydrolase family protein: MPPSQDISSRARNISLVLLDVDGVLTRGDIVYAESNADGAAEGLELKMFSVRDGSAMRWALREGLKIGLITGRTSRVVECRAEDLDISLLWQGVVDKAAGFERVLSETKEEPGRIAYMGDDILDLPILTRAGLAACPADAHEEVKSRCHFVSRFPGGGGAVRELLEEIFKAQGRWERILGRYLRADPEATKGN, encoded by the coding sequence ATGCCGCCTAGCCAAGATATTTCCTCGCGCGCCCGAAACATCTCCCTCGTCCTCCTCGACGTGGACGGGGTGCTGACGCGCGGCGACATCGTCTACGCCGAGTCGAACGCCGACGGCGCCGCCGAGGGACTGGAGCTGAAGATGTTCTCCGTGCGCGACGGCTCGGCCATGCGCTGGGCGCTGCGCGAGGGCCTCAAAATAGGGCTAATCACCGGCCGCACCTCGCGCGTCGTGGAGTGCCGCGCCGAGGACCTGGACATTTCCCTGCTCTGGCAAGGCGTCGTGGACAAGGCGGCCGGCTTCGAGCGCGTTCTTTCGGAAACGAAGGAAGAGCCCGGGCGCATCGCCTACATGGGTGACGACATCCTAGACTTGCCCATCCTCACGCGGGCGGGGCTCGCCGCCTGCCCCGCGGACGCACACGAAGAGGTAAAATCGCGCTGCCACTTCGTGAGCCGCTTTCCGGGGGGAGGCGGCGCCGTGCGGGAGCTTCTCGAAGAAATTTTCAAGGCGCAGGGACGCTGGGAGCGCATCCTGGGACGATACCTGCGCGCCGACCCCGAAGCCACGAAAGGAAATTAA
- a CDS encoding DUF1049 domain-containing protein — MRIISTLFILVLFFALGIFIAQNTHRVPLTYFWSEWDVPLRVVVLVPLVLGLVYALVAQVLERVGAERKTRRLEKKLRELEQEVERLRGAEDA; from the coding sequence ATGCGGATTATCAGCACGCTTTTTATCCTGGTCCTCTTCTTCGCTCTCGGCATATTCATTGCGCAGAACACGCACCGCGTCCCGCTCACCTACTTTTGGAGCGAGTGGGACGTGCCCTTGCGGGTCGTGGTGCTCGTGCCGTTGGTGCTGGGGCTCGTGTACGCGCTCGTGGCGCAGGTCCTCGAGCGCGTCGGCGCGGAACGCAAGACGCGCCGGCTTGAAAAGAAGCTGCGCGAGCTCGAGCAGGAGGTGGAGCGCCTGCGGGGCGCGGAAGACGCGTGA
- a CDS encoding insulinase family protein — protein sequence MIRKSRLSNGISVLTEPMPHLRSVSVAVWLRKGSRHELSRHAGISHFVEHMVFKGTKNRSARDIAVAIDSIGGSFDAFTAKEHTAFYFRVLDEHLTLALDLVADIVLNPLFKLEDMQKERQVIEEEIRMSEDDPTDIVHELFAKAVFPRHPLGRPIAGTRETLHRITPHILGNFFKDSYVPRNMVVALAGRVRHRRTVDALEKLFRGLKSTRQKPTPRQTPRFRPATRIRRKPALEQAHFLLGVEGVNARSPLRYPLSIMNTVLGDGMSSRLFQKIREEAGLAYSVYSFLQSYADTGFFAVYAGVAPRNLKRALAMAVREIRGMARDGLTKEELRRAKEQLKGGFMLASESSAQRMTRIAITEILGRRQETLNKTLDRIERVRRSDVLRAARTLFAKERFALSLVGGKGMRKMKVEDVL from the coding sequence GTGATTCGCAAGAGCAGGCTCTCGAACGGCATCTCGGTCCTCACCGAGCCCATGCCCCACCTTCGCTCGGTCTCCGTGGCCGTCTGGCTCCGGAAAGGCTCGCGCCACGAGCTTTCCCGCCACGCCGGCATTTCCCACTTCGTCGAGCACATGGTCTTCAAGGGCACGAAGAACCGCTCGGCCAGGGACATCGCCGTGGCCATCGATTCCATCGGCGGCTCCTTCGACGCCTTCACTGCGAAGGAGCACACGGCGTTCTATTTCCGCGTCCTCGACGAGCACCTTACGCTCGCGCTCGACCTGGTGGCCGACATCGTCCTCAATCCCCTCTTCAAGCTCGAGGACATGCAGAAGGAGCGGCAGGTGATCGAGGAAGAGATCCGGATGTCGGAGGACGACCCGACCGACATCGTGCACGAGCTTTTCGCAAAGGCCGTTTTTCCGCGCCACCCGCTCGGCCGCCCCATCGCCGGCACGCGCGAGACGCTCCACCGCATCACGCCGCACATCCTGGGAAATTTCTTCAAGGACTCTTACGTGCCGCGCAACATGGTGGTGGCCCTCGCAGGAAGGGTGCGGCACCGCCGCACCGTGGACGCGCTCGAAAAACTTTTCCGAGGCCTCAAGAGCACTCGGCAAAAGCCCACGCCCCGCCAGACGCCGCGCTTCCGGCCCGCGACGCGCATCCGTCGCAAGCCCGCCCTGGAGCAGGCACATTTCCTCCTCGGCGTCGAGGGCGTGAACGCCCGCAGCCCCCTGCGCTATCCCCTGAGCATCATGAACACCGTCCTCGGGGACGGCATGAGCAGCCGCCTCTTCCAGAAAATCCGCGAGGAGGCCGGCCTCGCCTATTCCGTGTACTCCTTTCTGCAGAGCTACGCGGACACGGGATTCTTCGCCGTCTACGCGGGCGTGGCGCCGCGGAACCTCAAGCGCGCGCTCGCCATGGCCGTGCGGGAGATCCGCGGCATGGCCAGGGACGGCCTCACGAAGGAGGAGCTCCGGCGCGCCAAGGAGCAGCTCAAGGGGGGCTTCATGCTCGCAAGCGAGAGCTCGGCGCAGCGGATGACGCGCATCGCCATTACGGAGATTCTCGGACGCCGCCAGGAAACGCTGAACAAGACGCTCGACCGCATAGAGCGCGTCAGGCGGAGCGACGTCCTCCGCGCCGCCCGGACGCTCTTCGCCAAGGAGCGCTTCGCCCTCTCCCTCGTCGGCGGCAAGGGAATGAGGAAGATGAAGGTGGAGGATGTGTTGTAG